Sequence from the Wielerella bovis genome:
TAAACCCATAATCCATTCGCCTTTGTTTTTGCTTTCGCCAAAATAGGGCGGATTACCGACTACCACCATAATGGGATTGTCGCGTTTAATCGCATTGGCGCTGTTGGCTTCATTGCTCAACCATTGGGCAAACAATGTGTTGGTGTCGGGGTGGTGTTCTTCCAAAGTGTCGGTTAGGAAAACGTTTAAGCGTTGTTTGCTGTTTTCAGGCAGCCTGAAATCGGTTTCTTGCAAAACCAAGTCCAATTTTAAATGTGCCATGGCATAACTTGCCATCATCAATTCAAAACCGTTTAAGCGTGGAATTAAATCTGTGGGTACATAGTTTTGCCATAAGCCTTTTTGTTTGCCAAATTGGGCGTAAATGTGGCGTACGATTTCGGCGAGAAACGTGCCTGTACCTGTGGCAGGGTCTAAAATTTGTACACGGTGGATTTCTTTGTCCGTCATGATTCTTTTGTAGCCACCACCTTTGGCTTGCTTTTTGGCTGTGGTTTCTACAGCAATTTCGGTTTTGCTGTTATCACGCAAGCCTTGTTTGATGCCCAAATGGGTTTTGAGTGCTTGGTCTATGGCTTTGACAATAAATTGTACGGCAGGTTGGGGGGTGTACCATACGCCATTTTCTTTACGGATTTTGGGGTCGTATTTTTCCAAAAAGGTTTCATAGAAATGGATAAATGGGTCGTCTGTGAGTTTGTTTTTACCAAAATCTTTCAAGATTTTTGGCACGTCTGCCACACGAAAAATGTCGGCAAGTACGTCCACAATCCACACAATGCGTGTATCCAAGTTTTCTTCTCCCAATTTTTGGAAGAGTTCACGCAAAAAAGGATTGCTTTTGGGCAACAGTCGGGCTGCTTCATGGCGGCTGAATGTTTCGGGCGTATCATCGTGTAAACGTGCAGCAAACATACCGTAAGCCAATGTTTGTGCGTATAAATCAGCAAATTCCTTTTCAGTTAAGTCATGTAATAAATGTTCGCGGAAACCTTCTAAATAGCTTTCTAATTCGCTGATTCCATCGCTTTTGGCGTCTTGTTCCAATGCTTTTTTAATCACATCTGCCATCATGCGAGCTTTGTTTGCCATCATTTCTGCCAAAACCGATGGCGAATTGATTTTTTGCCCTTGATATTGCACAAATGTTTGAATAAGTTGGGTAAATTTTTCAAATTCTTCG
This genomic interval carries:
- a CDS encoding N-6 DNA methylase — its product is MPIQNYLQECHTLFNSGKATEHSYRPALQKLIAQLAPEIQVTNEPKRIACGAPDYILTRNDLPIGYIEAKDIGVDLHHKILQEQFARYKSALDNLIITDYLQFEFYRDGERIAHIRLANFFMGQMEIYHEEFEKFTQLIQTFVQYQGQKINSPSVLAEMMANKARMMADVIKKALEQDAKSDGISELESYLEGFREHLLHDLTEKEFADLYAQTLAYGMFAARLHDDTPETFSRHEAARLLPKSNPFLRELFQKLGEENLDTRIVWIVDVLADIFRVADVPKILKDFGKNKLTDDPFIHFYETFLEKYDPKIRKENGVWYTPQPAVQFIVKAIDQALKTHLGIKQGLRDNSKTEIAVETTAKKQAKGGGYKRIMTDKEIHRVQILDPATGTGTFLAEIVRHIYAQFGKQKGLWQNYVPTDLIPRLNGFELMMASYAMAHLKLDLVLQETDFRLPENSKQRLNVFLTDTLEEHHPDTNTLFAQWLSNEANSANAIKRDNPIMVVVGNPPYFGESKNKGEWIMGLMDDYKKEPNTDQKLKERNSKWINNDYVKFLRYAQHHIEKTKQGVIGFINMNSYLDGVIFRGVRWNMLQTYDQIYILDLHGNSKKQETAPDGSKDDNVFDITEGVCINIFVKTGEKKKKGELAKVYHANLFGKRADKFTFLQNYDLNTVSWTKLQPSAPDYFFVPKSYNADELANYHKMIDLMELFPINSVGIVTARDDLCIQASKERMKYILDEFVNLETESARTRFNLGKDVRDWNV